One genomic window of Fusobacterium simiae includes the following:
- the gltS gene encoding sodium/glutamate symporter has product MLELNFDMAQTIAFAVVLLLIGRVIKKWIPILERFFIPAPVIGGTLFSIILLIGHQTESFTINFNGDIRVLLMTAFFTTIGFSASLKILKSGGIGVLIFLIVATILVIIQDVVGVSLAKVFGIDPLIGLAAGSIPLTGGHGTSGAFGPYLEDLGATGATVVALASATYGLIAGCLIGGPIARRLLNKYNLKPKVDDESVNKLEEDTTPVGEKSIFQAIVYISISMGIGAFINPFLKEWGITLPAYIACMFVAAIFRNITDLMKKPLPFKEIEIVGNISLALFLSMALMSLKLWELADLAGPLVVILLIQTVIMAAYAYFVTFNVMGRDYDAAVMATGHCGFGLGASPNAIANMETFTTANGPSPKAFFILPIVAALFIDFTNAAVITTFAGFLTK; this is encoded by the coding sequence ATGTTAGAATTAAATTTTGACATGGCTCAAACTATTGCATTTGCAGTTGTATTACTACTAATAGGGCGTGTTATAAAGAAATGGATTCCAATTCTTGAAAGATTCTTTATACCAGCTCCAGTCATTGGAGGAACTTTATTTTCAATAATACTTTTAATTGGACATCAAACTGAATCATTTACAATTAACTTTAATGGCGACATTAGAGTATTATTAATGACCGCTTTCTTTACAACAATAGGATTCTCTGCTAGTTTAAAGATTTTAAAAAGTGGTGGAATTGGAGTTTTAATATTCCTAATTGTTGCAACAATTCTTGTTATTATACAAGATGTGGTTGGAGTTTCTTTAGCAAAAGTTTTTGGAATAGATCCACTTATAGGTCTTGCAGCTGGTTCAATCCCTCTAACAGGAGGACATGGAACTTCAGGAGCATTTGGACCTTATCTTGAAGATCTAGGGGCAACAGGGGCAACAGTAGTTGCTTTAGCATCTGCAACTTATGGATTAATAGCTGGTTGTTTGATTGGTGGTCCGATTGCAAGAAGATTATTGAATAAATATAATTTAAAACCAAAAGTAGATGATGAGTCTGTTAATAAATTAGAAGAAGATACAACTCCTGTTGGAGAAAAATCAATATTCCAAGCAATAGTTTATATTTCTATTTCAATGGGTATTGGAGCTTTTATAAATCCTTTCTTAAAAGAATGGGGAATAACTCTTCCAGCATATATTGCTTGTATGTTTGTTGCAGCAATATTTAGAAATATAACAGATTTAATGAAAAAACCTTTACCATTTAAAGAAATAGAAATAGTTGGTAATATATCTCTTGCTCTATTTTTATCAATGGCATTAATGTCTTTAAAATTATGGGAACTTGCAGATCTTGCAGGACCATTAGTAGTAATATTATTGATACAAACTGTAATAATGGCAGCATATGCTTACTTTGTAACATTTAATGTTATGGGAAGAGACTATGATGCAGCAGTTATGGCAACAGGACACTGCGGATTTGGTTTAGGAGCTTCTCCAAATGCTATAGCAAATATGGAAACATTTACAACAGCAAATGGACCATCTCCAAAAGCATTTTTTATCCTACCAATAGTTGCAGCACTATTTATAGATTTTACAAATGCTGCTGTAATAACAACTTTTGCAGGCTTTTTGACTAAGTAA
- a CDS encoding Glu/Leu/Phe/Val family dehydrogenase yields the protein MSKETLNPLESGQQQVKKACDALGLDPAVYELLKEPQRIIEITIPVKMDDGSLKTFKGYRAAHNDAVGPFKGGIRFHQNVNADEVKALSLWMSIKCQVTGIPYGGGKGGITVDPSELSQRELEQLSRGWVRGMYKYLGEKVDIPAPDVNTNGQIMAWMQDELNKLTGEQNIGVFTGKPLSYGGSKGRNEATGFGVAVTMREIFKALGKDLKGATVAVQGFGNVGKFSVKNIMKLGGKVVAVAEFEKGKGAFAVYKEAGFTFDELEAAKAAGSLTKVAGVKEISLDDFWALDVDAIAPCALENAITGHEAELIKAGIICEGANGPITPEADEVLYKKGVIVTPDVLTNAGGVTVSYFEWVQNIYGYYWTEKEVEEKEELAMVDAFKPIWELKSEYDAKGKPISFRQATYMKSIKRIAEAMKIRGWY from the coding sequence ATGAGTAAAGAAACTTTAAACCCACTAGAAAGCGGACAACAACAAGTTAAAAAAGCATGTGATGCTTTAGGATTAGATCCAGCAGTATATGAATTATTAAAGGAACCTCAAAGAATAATTGAAATTACTATTCCTGTAAAAATGGATGATGGTTCTTTAAAAACATTTAAAGGATACAGAGCAGCTCATAATGATGCAGTAGGTCCTTTCAAAGGAGGAATTAGATTCCACCAAAATGTTAATGCTGATGAAGTAAAAGCTCTTTCTCTATGGATGAGTATTAAATGTCAAGTAACTGGTATTCCTTATGGAGGAGGAAAAGGTGGAATTACTGTTGATCCTTCTGAATTATCTCAAAGAGAATTAGAACAATTATCAAGAGGTTGGGTAAGAGGAATGTATAAATATCTAGGAGAAAAAGTTGATATTCCTGCTCCAGATGTTAATACAAATGGACAAATTATGGCTTGGATGCAAGATGAATTAAATAAATTAACTGGTGAACAAAATATAGGAGTATTTACTGGAAAACCTTTATCTTATGGAGGTTCTAAAGGAAGAAACGAAGCAACTGGATTTGGTGTTGCTGTAACTATGAGAGAAATTTTCAAAGCATTAGGAAAAGACTTAAAAGGTGCAACTGTTGCAGTTCAAGGATTTGGAAATGTTGGAAAATTTTCTGTTAAAAATATTATGAAATTAGGTGGAAAAGTTGTAGCAGTTGCTGAATTTGAAAAAGGAAAAGGAGCATTTGCAGTATATAAAGAAGCTGGATTCACATTTGATGAATTAGAAGCTGCTAAAGCTGCTGGAAGTTTAACAAAAGTTGCTGGAGTTAAAGAAATTTCTTTAGATGATTTCTGGGCTTTAGATGTAGATGCTATCGCTCCATGTGCATTAGAAAATGCTATTACTGGACATGAAGCTGAATTAATTAAAGCTGGAATCATTTGTGAAGGAGCAAATGGACCAATAACTCCAGAAGCTGATGAAGTTCTTTATAAAAAAGGTGTAATAGTTACTCCTGATGTTTTAACAAATGCTGGAGGAGTTACAGTATCTTACTTTGAATGGGTACAAAATATTTATGGATATTATTGGACTGAAAAAGAAGTTGAAGAAAAAGAAGAATTAGCTATGGTTGATGCTTTTAAACCTATATGGGAATTAAAATCTGAATATGATGCTAAAGGTAAACCAATTTCTTTCAGACAAGCTACTTATATGAAATCTATTAAGAGAATTGCTGAAGCTATGAAGATTAGAGGATGGTACTAA